A stretch of Alkalicella caledoniensis DNA encodes these proteins:
- the glgD gene encoding glucose-1-phosphate adenylyltransferase subunit GlgD — protein MREVMGIINDTIVGENLRDLISHRSIAAIPFGGRYRLIDFPLSSMVNSGIRNIGIVTQRKNRSLLEHLESGADWDLNSKKDGLFILPPVFEKESYYKNLGDVDYYHKHLDYLKFSTQKYVLLANSNVIYNMDFNGLWDFFKHKKADIAFVYQQMEDKFQAHNHTMFEMDNERVTDIAVNPQKKINNNLSLGIMLIKKEILIELIDHCISRGLDDLVKDGIIPKINQLKMMAYSYKGFWGKIHSTCSYYKYSKKLLESQTWKNLFISPHPILTRVQNEPPAKYCAGSKVANSLIANGCIIEGSVVNSILFRGVKVEKGAVVKDSIVMQKGVIGLDATLENAILDKDIVLNENTKIISPKQYPTVIERRTRM, from the coding sequence ATGAGAGAGGTTATGGGAATTATAAATGATACAATAGTGGGAGAAAATCTAAGGGATTTAATAAGCCATAGATCAATCGCCGCCATTCCCTTTGGGGGTAGATATAGGCTAATAGATTTCCCCTTATCTAGCATGGTGAATTCAGGGATTAGGAATATAGGTATTGTTACACAACGAAAAAACAGATCGTTGCTAGAACACTTAGAATCCGGGGCTGACTGGGATCTTAATAGCAAAAAAGATGGACTTTTTATATTACCTCCTGTTTTTGAAAAGGAAAGCTACTACAAAAATTTAGGTGATGTTGACTACTACCATAAACACCTAGACTATTTAAAATTCAGCACACAAAAATATGTATTATTAGCCAACTCAAATGTAATTTATAACATGGATTTCAATGGACTTTGGGATTTTTTTAAACACAAGAAAGCCGATATAGCTTTTGTCTACCAGCAGATGGAAGATAAATTTCAAGCTCACAACCATACAATGTTTGAAATGGACAATGAGAGGGTTACAGATATAGCTGTCAATCCACAAAAAAAGATTAACAACAATCTTTCCCTAGGTATCATGCTGATAAAAAAAGAGATTCTTATTGAGTTGATTGATCATTGCATAAGTCGTGGCCTTGACGACTTAGTTAAAGATGGAATTATACCGAAAATAAATCAATTGAAAATGATGGCTTACAGCTATAAAGGTTTTTGGGGTAAAATTCATAGTACCTGTTCTTACTATAAGTATAGTAAGAAACTATTAGAGTCTCAAACATGGAAAAACCTCTTTATATCACCCCATCCCATATTAACAAGAGTTCAAAATGAGCCACCTGCGAAATATTGTGCTGGTTCTAAAGTGGCAAATTCCCTGATTGCAAATGGCTGTATTATAGAAGGTAGCGTAGTAAACAGCATACTATTTAGAGGTGTAAAAGTTGAAAAAGGAGCTGTGGTAAAGGATAGTATAGTGATGCAAAAGGGTGTTATAGGGCTAGATGCCACCTTAGAAAACGCAATTTTAGATAAGGATATAGTACTTAATGAAAATACTAAGATAATCTCTCCCAAACAATACCCAACTGTCATAGAAAGGCGCACGAGGATGTAA